A window of Desulforegula conservatrix Mb1Pa contains these coding sequences:
- a CDS encoding type IV pilus twitching motility protein PilT: MKKQEIDFILSRMLDSHDNVSDLNLTVGKPLQVESSGELCTVEMTPDIKELTPFQNEVFAMNLLKGDRRLSDMLVNDGSCDLSYTLPGKARFRVNVFSQSGNTSIVLRRLESKIPTVKDLNLPQVFYKIAQERNGIVIVTGATGSGKSTSLAAILDDINENKSLHIITLEDPVEYQHTHKKSTFNQRELGTDFSTYANGLRAALRQAPKVILVGEMRDRETVEIGLRAAETGHLVMATLHTIDAGQTINRIIGLFDSAEEAQVRIRLADTVKWIVCQRLLPKVGGGRIAAFEILGTGLRTKDAILHGESEGKTFYEIIEAGEAFGMSTFDSYIIRLYEKGLITKETALAYSSHRGVVGRGIDSVKSARGEATSDIANLELDRTYGKY, from the coding sequence TTGAAAAAGCAGGAAATAGATTTCATACTGTCAAGAATGCTTGATTCCCATGACAATGTTTCCGACCTCAATCTAACCGTAGGGAAGCCATTACAGGTGGAGAGTTCTGGCGAACTCTGCACCGTGGAAATGACTCCGGACATCAAGGAGCTGACGCCTTTTCAGAATGAGGTTTTTGCCATGAATCTTCTGAAGGGCGACAGGCGCCTAAGCGATATGCTTGTTAATGACGGCTCCTGCGACTTGTCCTATACCCTGCCCGGAAAGGCAAGATTCAGGGTTAACGTTTTTTCCCAGTCAGGGAATACGTCCATAGTTCTCAGGCGTCTGGAATCCAAGATCCCGACAGTTAAGGATCTTAATCTTCCCCAGGTATTCTATAAAATAGCCCAGGAGAGAAATGGCATTGTTATCGTTACAGGAGCAACCGGTTCTGGTAAGTCAACTTCTCTGGCTGCAATCCTCGATGATATCAATGAAAACAAATCTCTTCACATAATAACCCTTGAAGATCCAGTAGAATACCAGCATACGCATAAAAAATCCACATTCAACCAGAGAGAGCTTGGTACAGATTTCAGCACATATGCAAATGGTCTGAGGGCGGCACTACGCCAAGCGCCCAAAGTCATACTCGTTGGTGAAATGAGGGACAGGGAAACTGTAGAAATCGGACTCAGGGCAGCAGAAACAGGCCACCTTGTTATGGCGACCCTGCATACTATTGATGCTGGACAGACAATAAACAGAATAATCGGTCTGTTTGATTCTGCCGAAGAAGCCCAGGTAAGAATACGTCTGGCAGATACTGTAAAATGGATTGTCTGCCAAAGGCTTCTTCCGAAAGTTGGAGGAGGAAGAATCGCGGCGTTTGAAATCCTTGGCACAGGCCTCAGAACCAAGGACGCAATCCTGCACGGAGAGTCAGAAGGTAAGACCTTTTATGAGATCATTGAAGCTGGCGAAGCTTTTGGCATGTCCACATTCGACAGCTATATAATCAGGCTTTATGAAAAAGGTCTCATTACCAAAGAAACAGCCTTGGCATACTCTTCACATAGAGGTGTTGTCGGAAGAGGTATCGACTCTGTTAAGAGCGCAAGAGGCGAGGCCACTTCGGATATTGCCAATCTTGAACTTGATAGAACCTACGGAAAATACTGA
- a CDS encoding DivIVA domain-containing protein: MTITARDIQLKQFKVKFRGFDVQEVDFFLDQLAEGFTNLEIDNRRMAESLKNAKIEIEELKAREEKLKRAYQELKKNLVSLKDEAQSPSNQNTSRMIITEAQRESERILAEARTRVERLNDDIQDLMKQKEMIDDHIRKAIELGKAILKNNDCPTNYSEDNDLKVKHLRQIP, encoded by the coding sequence ATGACAATCACAGCGAGGGATATCCAGCTCAAACAGTTTAAGGTCAAGTTCCGCGGATTTGATGTACAGGAAGTGGATTTCTTTTTGGATCAGCTTGCGGAGGGCTTCACAAATCTTGAAATAGATAACAGGCGCATGGCGGAAAGCCTTAAAAACGCAAAGATTGAGATTGAAGAGCTCAAAGCAAGGGAAGAAAAACTTAAAAGAGCTTATCAGGAACTCAAAAAAAATCTGGTATCCCTTAAAGATGAAGCCCAGAGTCCTTCTAACCAGAACACCTCCCGGATGATAATAACAGAAGCCCAGCGAGAGTCCGAAAGAATTCTGGCCGAAGCCCGCACAAGGGTTGAGCGCCTGAATGATGATATTCAGGATCTCATGAAGCAGAAGGAAATGATTGATGATCATATAAGGAAAGCCATAGAACTGGGTAAGGCTATCCTTAAGAATAATGACTGTCCTACGAATTATTCGGAAGATAATGACCTAAAAGTAAAGCATCTGAGACAGATTCCATGA
- a CDS encoding type IV pilus twitching motility protein PilT: MAKIDAFFKLMHDQGASDLHLVAGLPPALRINGEMERIKYKVLDNNELRSMLYEIAPEDKIKVFEETGDVDFGYEIQGLARYRANFFQQKNGVGAVFRQIPSVIMSSEQLGLPPVISKLASLPRGLILVTGPTGSGKSTTLAAIIDVANRARKDHIITIEDPIEFVHKSQSCIVNHREVGLHTKNFSSALRGALREDPDIILVGEMRDLETISLAIEAASTGHLVFGTLHTSSAAKTVDRVIEVFPANQQAQIRSTLSDGLRAIVAQVLFKRIDQKGRVAALEILIATPAVRNLIREAKTHQVPGMIQTGKKYGMQLLDDAILDLYTSGKISAEDAYSKSNDKSRFRAFLKNPPADFTEAS; this comes from the coding sequence ATGGCCAAAATTGATGCTTTTTTCAAATTGATGCATGATCAGGGCGCTTCGGATTTGCATCTTGTTGCAGGGCTTCCGCCAGCGCTCAGAATCAATGGAGAAATGGAAAGGATTAAATACAAGGTCCTGGACAATAATGAACTGAGAAGCATGCTTTATGAAATAGCGCCTGAAGACAAAATAAAAGTCTTTGAGGAAACCGGAGATGTCGATTTCGGTTATGAAATCCAGGGACTTGCAAGATACAGAGCCAATTTTTTTCAGCAGAAAAATGGGGTCGGAGCGGTTTTTCGCCAGATTCCAAGCGTGATCATGTCCTCTGAGCAGCTTGGCCTTCCTCCTGTTATTTCAAAACTTGCTTCTCTGCCGAGAGGTCTGATTCTTGTGACAGGCCCCACCGGCAGCGGTAAGTCCACAACCCTTGCCGCCATAATTGACGTGGCAAACAGGGCAAGAAAAGATCATATTATCACAATCGAAGATCCAATCGAGTTTGTGCATAAAAGTCAGAGCTGTATAGTTAACCATCGTGAAGTCGGCCTTCATACAAAAAATTTCAGTTCTGCGCTCAGGGGCGCTCTTCGTGAAGACCCTGACATAATCCTTGTTGGTGAAATGAGAGACCTCGAAACTATTTCACTTGCAATTGAGGCTGCTTCAACAGGGCATCTCGTATTTGGAACTCTCCATACATCAAGCGCCGCGAAAACAGTGGACAGAGTAATTGAGGTATTTCCGGCAAACCAGCAGGCCCAGATACGCTCAACTCTTTCCGACGGTCTAAGAGCCATAGTCGCCCAGGTTCTTTTCAAGCGAATTGACCAAAAAGGCCGTGTCGCTGCTCTTGAAATACTTATAGCAACACCTGCTGTGCGAAACCTGATTCGAGAAGCAAAGACCCATCAGGTTCCGGGCATGATTCAAACCGGGAAAAAATACGGTATGCAGCTACTGGATGACGCTATCCTGGATCTTTACACCTCTGGGAAAATAAGCGCGGAAGATGCTTATTCCAAATCAAACGACAAATCCAGATTCAGGGCATTTCTTAAGAATCCTCCGGCTGATTTCACCGAGGCTTCTTAA
- a CDS encoding glutamate synthase-related protein — protein MDMRFSKSNDVLGTTNRGNAAESGLCTLCRADCMGKCETWLSSMVGRKLLYPRDFGTVTAGANNTTHVGVSYNSLRIQGYAYGANGLKPGLTTDPDDCIFPNVNLEGEFGWDVKTKFRAPIMTGALGSTFIAAKYWDSFAIGCALVGVPIVIGENVVGVDKASEINNGRISKAPELDRRIDTYLRYHDGYGAIIVQLNVEDTRNGVAEYVAQKYGDKAIIELKWGQGAKDIGGEIQVTSLEYASFLKKRGYVVDPNPELPEVQEAFKKGAIKSFARHSRLGGTNLSKVDAVREDFMKSVDYLRSLGFKRISLKTGAYGMEELAMAIKFASDAKMDLLTIDGAGGGTGMSPWNMMQSWGVPSLLLHAKAYEYASIIAAKGQRVVDMSFAGGFALEDNIFKALALGAPFTKLICMGRGLMIPGFLGSNIEGVLRPERKADVNGNWDALPKTVSDIGSTAQEIFASYFDVEKKVGKEEMKNIPYGALAFWTMADKLSCGLQQLMAGARKFALNQITRGDIVSCNRETELETAIPFVTCVNDESAKKILNG, from the coding sequence ATGGATATGCGTTTTTCCAAATCAAATGACGTTCTTGGAACAACCAACCGTGGCAATGCGGCTGAATCAGGTCTTTGCACACTCTGCCGCGCAGATTGCATGGGTAAATGCGAAACCTGGCTTTCTTCAATGGTGGGCAGAAAACTCCTTTATCCAAGAGATTTCGGAACAGTTACAGCTGGCGCAAACAACACCACCCATGTTGGTGTTTCTTACAATTCTCTACGTATCCAGGGATATGCTTACGGTGCAAACGGACTCAAACCAGGCCTTACAACAGATCCTGATGACTGTATCTTTCCAAACGTAAACCTTGAAGGCGAGTTTGGCTGGGATGTAAAGACCAAATTCCGTGCTCCAATAATGACCGGAGCTCTTGGCTCAACCTTTATTGCCGCAAAATACTGGGATTCATTTGCAATAGGCTGCGCACTCGTTGGCGTGCCAATAGTAATCGGTGAAAACGTTGTCGGCGTTGACAAGGCTTCTGAAATCAATAACGGAAGAATCAGCAAGGCCCCTGAACTTGATCGCCGTATTGATACCTACCTTCGTTATCATGATGGCTACGGCGCGATCATTGTACAGCTCAACGTTGAAGATACCAGAAATGGCGTTGCCGAGTACGTTGCCCAGAAATATGGTGATAAGGCAATTATTGAACTCAAATGGGGTCAGGGCGCAAAAGACATAGGCGGTGAAATTCAGGTAACCAGCCTTGAATATGCAAGTTTCCTCAAGAAGCGCGGCTATGTTGTTGACCCTAATCCAGAGCTTCCGGAAGTTCAGGAAGCTTTCAAGAAAGGCGCAATCAAGTCCTTTGCGCGTCACAGCCGTCTTGGCGGAACCAACCTTTCAAAAGTTGACGCTGTCAGAGAAGATTTCATGAAGTCAGTTGATTACCTCCGCAGCCTTGGTTTCAAGAGAATCTCTCTTAAGACCGGTGCTTATGGGATGGAAGAACTTGCAATGGCCATCAAATTCGCTTCAGACGCGAAGATGGATCTTCTCACCATCGACGGCGCAGGTGGTGGTACTGGCATGAGCCCATGGAATATGATGCAGAGCTGGGGCGTTCCTTCCCTTCTTCTCCACGCAAAGGCTTATGAATATGCTTCAATTATTGCGGCAAAAGGCCAGAGGGTTGTTGATATGTCCTTTGCCGGCGGTTTCGCTCTTGAAGACAATATATTCAAGGCCCTTGCACTTGGCGCTCCTTTCACAAAACTTATCTGCATGGGACGCGGCCTCATGATTCCTGGATTCCTTGGATCAAACATCGAAGGCGTTCTCAGACCTGAAAGAAAAGCTGATGTTAACGGAAACTGGGACGCGCTTCCAAAAACCGTTTCTGACATAGGTTCAACAGCCCAGGAAATTTTTGCTTCTTATTTTGATGTAGAAAAGAAAGTTGGCAAGGAAGAAATGAAAAATATTCCTTATGGCGCGCTTGCTTTCTGGACAATGGCTGACAAGCTTTCCTGCGGTCTCCAGCAGCTCATGGCTGGTGCTCGTAAGTTTGCACTTAACCAGATCACAAGGGGCGATATTGTTTCATGCAACCGTGAAACTGAGCTTGAAACTGCAATACCTTTTGTTACATGCGTAAATGATGAAAGTGCTAAAAAGATTCTTAACGGATAG
- a CDS encoding tetratricopeptide repeat protein yields MKKYMIPFIVGAMLTTGCFSKSANEEKQAEATRRLGEAYIHQGEFTLAIQKLSEAEKINPDDHITQDNLGIAYMGRKEYDKSIQHFKRAIELKPDYAPAINNLGTVYMDAGKWDDAIACFEKLNDNLIYATPHYPMANLGWVYYNKKMYEKSKACYLKALTYSPNFVKAMRGLALTYTAMGKNDLAIETLNKALKISPNVAELHYDIGEAYYKSGQNEQAMASFQKAVELGKNRPVVEMAKKKLELM; encoded by the coding sequence ATGAAAAAATATATGATCCCGTTCATCGTCGGCGCAATGTTAACAACAGGATGTTTCTCTAAATCGGCAAACGAAGAAAAACAGGCCGAAGCCACAAGGCGTCTTGGCGAAGCATACATCCACCAGGGAGAATTCACCCTGGCGATCCAGAAACTTAGCGAAGCTGAAAAAATAAATCCTGATGACCATATCACCCAGGATAATCTTGGAATAGCCTACATGGGCAGAAAAGAATATGACAAATCCATCCAGCATTTCAAAAGAGCTATTGAGCTTAAACCAGACTATGCGCCTGCAATAAACAACCTTGGAACAGTATATATGGACGCAGGCAAATGGGATGATGCCATAGCATGTTTTGAAAAACTGAATGACAACCTTATTTATGCGACCCCACACTACCCAATGGCAAACCTTGGCTGGGTCTATTACAATAAAAAAATGTATGAAAAATCGAAAGCCTGCTATTTAAAAGCTCTTACCTATTCCCCAAACTTCGTGAAAGCCATGAGAGGCCTTGCTTTGACATATACAGCCATGGGCAAAAACGATCTGGCGATAGAAACCCTGAACAAGGCCCTGAAAATATCTCCCAATGTTGCGGAACTGCATTACGATATTGGAGAAGCTTATTATAAATCAGGACAGAATGAACAGGCCATGGCCTCGTTCCAGAAAGCTGTTGAACTGGGCAAAAACAGGCCCGTAGTCGAGATGGCCAAGAAAAAGCTGGAGCTAATGTAG
- a CDS encoding YggT family protein: protein MFLLGNFLFAAAKLLNYALQIYMWIIIARAVLSWVSPDPYNPVVRFIYNITEPVMGRIRKYLPVTFGGIDLSPIIIFMLIMFLQEFVVNSLFMMAQRLIMR from the coding sequence ATGTTTCTTTTAGGGAATTTTCTTTTCGCGGCAGCCAAACTTCTTAATTATGCTTTGCAGATATACATGTGGATTATTATCGCAAGGGCTGTCCTGTCCTGGGTAAGTCCTGATCCCTATAATCCTGTCGTGCGCTTCATATACAACATCACAGAGCCTGTTATGGGCAGGATAAGAAAATATCTTCCTGTTACTTTCGGAGGCATAGATCTTTCTCCGATCATAATTTTCATGCTCATAATGTTTCTTCAGGAGTTTGTGGTAAACTCTCTTTTTATGATGGCCCAAAGACTGATAATGAGATAA